One segment of Longimicrobium sp. DNA contains the following:
- a CDS encoding ABC transporter substrate-binding protein, with the protein MPAPRALRAYTIFSALALLAACGGGGDSGGGKGGSGGAGQGGTAIVGILGNVQSFNPVTNTASTVQDIERYMLFTPLIQFDEKLQPRAYLAESWQMEGDTGVTMKLRRDVKWHDGQPVTAEDVKFTFDLAKNPKATSGLVGSVYLTQVKSATVVDPYTIRFAFTQPHAMALEDFWWSPVPKHILGNVPPEQLTQHPYNQKPIGSGPFKVGEFRPNQSLVLEANPAFPAGIGGRPKLDRVVFRMIPEATTLVTELLNGTADVIGWTLLPDQAAQVKSQQGYRLSNFPSREFYYVGWNNEREPFKDANVRRALGMAINKPQMIQGLLRGFGSPAHGVIPPWSPMHTDLSQADRYDPAAAKQLLAQAGWRDTNGDGIVEKNGRPLRFVLLTNSENQLRKDVASFVQQQLKQIGVDAQLRTIEFQTMLQQHKARDYDAIISGWVLDTFRVDPVALFSCAEAQKKGSPNRTGYCNPELDRLMDTGMRTNDPAAAKQTWTQFSQMLQRDQPLTTLFWIDDMAGIGRRIQNVTMDPRSKLVSVAQWTKNR; encoded by the coding sequence ATGCCCGCACCGCGCGCACTTCGAGCGTACACGATCTTCAGCGCCCTGGCACTCCTGGCCGCGTGCGGCGGCGGGGGAGACAGCGGGGGCGGCAAGGGCGGTTCCGGCGGCGCGGGGCAGGGCGGGACCGCCATCGTCGGCATCCTGGGCAACGTCCAGTCATTCAACCCGGTGACCAACACCGCCTCGACGGTGCAGGACATCGAGCGGTACATGCTCTTCACCCCGCTCATCCAGTTCGACGAGAAGCTGCAGCCCCGCGCCTACCTGGCCGAGAGCTGGCAGATGGAGGGCGACACCGGGGTGACGATGAAGCTGCGCCGCGATGTCAAGTGGCACGACGGGCAGCCCGTAACCGCCGAGGACGTGAAGTTCACCTTCGATCTGGCCAAGAACCCCAAGGCGACCTCGGGGCTCGTCGGCTCGGTGTACCTGACGCAGGTGAAGTCCGCCACGGTGGTGGACCCGTACACCATCCGCTTCGCCTTCACCCAGCCGCACGCGATGGCGCTGGAGGACTTCTGGTGGTCGCCGGTGCCCAAGCACATCCTGGGCAACGTGCCGCCGGAGCAGCTCACCCAGCACCCGTACAACCAGAAGCCGATCGGCAGCGGCCCCTTCAAGGTCGGCGAGTTCCGGCCCAACCAGAGCCTGGTGCTGGAGGCGAACCCCGCCTTCCCCGCGGGGATCGGCGGACGGCCGAAGTTGGACCGCGTCGTGTTCCGCATGATCCCCGAGGCCACAACGCTGGTGACGGAGCTGCTCAACGGCACGGCGGACGTGATCGGTTGGACCCTTCTTCCAGACCAGGCGGCGCAGGTGAAGAGCCAGCAGGGCTACCGGCTGAGCAACTTCCCCTCGCGCGAGTTCTACTACGTGGGGTGGAACAACGAGCGCGAGCCGTTCAAGGACGCCAACGTGCGGCGCGCACTGGGGATGGCCATCAACAAGCCGCAGATGATTCAGGGGCTGCTGCGCGGCTTCGGGTCGCCGGCGCACGGCGTGATCCCGCCGTGGAGCCCCATGCACACCGACCTGTCGCAGGCGGACCGCTACGACCCCGCCGCGGCCAAGCAGCTCCTGGCGCAGGCCGGATGGCGCGACACCAACGGCGACGGCATCGTGGAGAAGAACGGCCGGCCGCTGCGTTTCGTCCTGCTCACCAACTCGGAGAACCAGCTGCGCAAGGACGTCGCTTCCTTCGTGCAGCAGCAGCTCAAGCAGATCGGCGTGGACGCGCAGCTGCGCACCATCGAGTTCCAGACGATGCTCCAGCAGCACAAGGCGCGCGACTACGACGCCATCATCAGCGGCTGGGTGCTGGACACGTTCCGCGTGGATCCGGTGGCCCTCTTTTCCTGCGCCGAGGCACAGAAGAAGGGCTCGCCCAACCGCACCGGCTACTGCAATCCCGAGCTGGACCGCCTGATGGACACGGGGATGCGCACCAACGACCCCGCCGCGGCGAAGCAGACCTGGACCCAGTTCTCCCAGATGCTGCAGCGCGACCAGCCGCTGACCACCCTCTTCTGGATCGACGACATGGCCGGGATCGGCCGCCGCATCCAGAACGTGACGATGGACCCGCGCAGCAAGCTGGTGAGCGTGGCGCAGTGGACGAAGAACAGATGA
- a CDS encoding lipoate--protein ligase family protein, with amino-acid sequence MSWRLLDTQPARGAWNMALDEALAESVAEGGAPVLRFYRWSPPCLSLGRNQPAAGLYDEEAIRARGWDVVRRPTGGRAVLHHRELTYSAALPDTLLGSPKEAYTAINRALVAGLRRLGVDAAVQGDTGRRAPVPSTAPCFAEPVEGEVMAGGRKLVGSAQRRMGSVLLQHGSLPLHDDQGEVAALLRQPLTDADRPAALVPLLGREPAWEELVEALAQGWREALGAEVEPGAPSAGERARAEVLAERYGSTAWTWHR; translated from the coding sequence ATGTCGTGGCGTCTACTCGACACGCAGCCCGCGCGGGGGGCGTGGAACATGGCGCTGGACGAGGCCCTCGCCGAGTCCGTGGCGGAGGGCGGGGCGCCGGTGCTGCGCTTCTACCGCTGGAGCCCGCCGTGCCTGTCGTTGGGGCGCAACCAGCCCGCGGCGGGGCTGTACGACGAGGAAGCAATCCGCGCGCGAGGCTGGGACGTCGTGCGGCGTCCGACGGGTGGGCGCGCGGTACTCCACCACCGCGAGCTGACCTACTCCGCCGCGCTGCCCGACACGCTCCTGGGCTCGCCGAAAGAGGCGTACACGGCGATCAACCGCGCGCTGGTGGCGGGGCTGCGGCGGCTGGGGGTGGACGCGGCGGTGCAGGGCGACACCGGACGGCGCGCACCCGTCCCCTCGACCGCGCCGTGCTTCGCGGAGCCAGTGGAGGGGGAGGTGATGGCCGGCGGACGCAAGCTGGTGGGGAGCGCGCAGCGGCGGATGGGGAGCGTCCTCCTGCAGCACGGCTCCCTGCCGCTGCACGACGACCAGGGAGAGGTGGCGGCGCTCCTCCGCCAGCCGCTGACGGATGCGGACCGGCCCGCCGCGCTGGTGCCGCTGCTTGGGCGCGAGCCGGCGTGGGAGGAGCTCGTTGAGGCGCTGGCGCAGGGGTGGCGCGAGGCGCTGGGCGCGGAGGTGGAACCGGGCGCTCCCAGCGCGGGCGAGAGGGCGCGGGCGGAGGTGCTGGCGGAGCGCTACGGAAGCACGGCATGGACTTGGCATCGATAG